A single Longimicrobiales bacterium DNA region contains:
- a CDS encoding peptide MFS transporter: protein MTNSAAAAAGPGQDGKTFFGHPWGLSTLFFTEMWERFSYYGMRALLTLFMTTATIETNPGLGFDVATAGAIYGMYTALVYITALPGGWIADNLWGQRKAIWVGGWIIAAGHFTMAVPGTPTFFGGLALIICGTGLLKPNVSTVVADLYPEGGARRDAGFSVFYMGINLGAFFGPLITGFLGEGYHWHWGFGAAGVGMVLGLIQFHFGQKHLGDAGLLDTDKTPEEVAAMSRKFFGTFGGVVAAIALFAFMVNSGAIAMSVTEIAEMLGKGVLAMVVAYFVYVFTMGGHSPEENKKIGVIFWLFLMIAVFWSGFEQAGTSLNLFARDLTDRSVFGLEIPASTLQSINAGFIILLAPVFGMLWVWLDSRQKNPSIPVKAGLGLLGLSAGFFVLAWGAANASPESLVSPSWLVVTYFLHTVGELCISPIGLSAITKLSPKSRVGQMMGIWFVGAALGNLFAGLVAGQLDTMLPMDLFRTVAMIIGSVGIVALFVSPFFTKMMGDTK, encoded by the coding sequence GTGACTAATTCAGCGGCGGCAGCGGCCGGACCAGGACAGGACGGCAAGACTTTCTTTGGTCACCCTTGGGGCCTGTCCACGCTCTTCTTTACCGAGATGTGGGAGCGCTTCTCCTACTACGGTATGCGGGCGCTCCTCACACTCTTCATGACGACCGCTACGATCGAGACGAACCCTGGGCTCGGATTCGATGTCGCTACTGCGGGTGCGATCTACGGGATGTATACCGCACTCGTGTACATCACGGCGCTGCCGGGCGGTTGGATCGCAGATAACCTGTGGGGTCAAAGAAAGGCGATCTGGGTGGGCGGCTGGATTATCGCTGCGGGTCACTTCACGATGGCGGTTCCGGGTACGCCGACGTTCTTTGGCGGACTGGCTCTGATCATCTGCGGTACAGGCCTCCTGAAGCCGAACGTATCGACGGTGGTTGCTGACCTATATCCAGAGGGTGGTGCCCGGAGGGACGCTGGATTCTCTGTTTTCTACATGGGCATCAACCTGGGTGCCTTTTTCGGCCCGCTCATCACCGGGTTTCTCGGCGAGGGTTACCACTGGCACTGGGGCTTCGGTGCGGCGGGCGTCGGCATGGTGCTCGGACTGATTCAGTTCCACTTCGGTCAAAAGCACCTCGGAGATGCTGGCCTGCTCGATACCGACAAAACTCCCGAAGAAGTCGCCGCGATGTCACGGAAGTTCTTTGGCACGTTTGGCGGTGTTGTTGCGGCCATCGCGCTGTTCGCCTTCATGGTGAACAGTGGCGCGATCGCGATGTCGGTGACCGAAATCGCCGAGATGCTGGGCAAGGGCGTGCTCGCGATGGTGGTGGCGTACTTCGTCTACGTCTTCACCATGGGTGGCCACTCTCCGGAAGAGAACAAGAAGATCGGTGTGATTTTCTGGCTCTTCCTCATGATTGCAGTGTTCTGGTCTGGCTTCGAGCAGGCAGGTACGTCGCTGAACCTGTTTGCGCGCGACCTCACGGATCGGTCGGTTTTCGGGTTGGAGATCCCCGCTTCAACGCTTCAGTCCATCAATGCGGGCTTCATCATCCTGCTCGCGCCGGTGTTCGGCATGTTGTGGGTCTGGCTCGACTCTCGTCAGAAAAACCCATCGATTCCCGTTAAGGCGGGGCTCGGGTTGTTGGGTCTGTCCGCCGGCTTCTTCGTGCTCGCCTGGGGTGCGGCGAACGCTTCGCCCGAGAGCCTGGTCTCACCGTCGTGGCTGGTCGTTACATACTTCCTGCACACCGTTGGAGAACTGTGCATCTCCCCGATTGGCCTCTCTGCGATCACCAAGCTTTCGCCGAAGAGTCGTGTCGGGCAGATGATGGGGATCTGGTTCGTCGGAGCGGCACTCGGGAACTTGTTCGCCGGCCTGGTGGCAGGTCAACTCGATACCATGCTCCCGATGGACCTCTTCCGTACCGTTGCCATGATCATCGGAAGCGTGGGGATCGTCGCCCTCTTTGTGAGCCCCTTCTTTACGAAGATGATGGGGGACACAAAGTAG
- a CDS encoding SLC13 family permease: protein MPHVPFGTTMLFAAILAAMIMSLALEEKLHAKKSLIVGLFAMVSLLLGAILLPMPFGPYSIGGHDIAMPVYIPAVDWGVITIILGASLFVDVTSRSGLFTWIAIRLTKASSGDPVRLLWAYGVMTVVFSAVLNNVTAMIIVGSLTAVSLDRLGRREMLLGFLLTEGLLTNIGGLLTLISSVPNIIVGTAADISFVSFFMRSSPFVLVATVITIVMGMRLFDIRGLPDAEARAAAVELVSGFDENDGIESPGFFWFAAAMLILFIVAIATTSVLPYVSDLGMGFVAIGFALIMLVRYKHDVDQFYRTVDWDLLGFFGALFVVINVMEHAQVLALIGIGLERMIALGPMLGTGTVMVATSAFSAVTDNIPLAAMLSKIIAGIPMADGLVRPPTDPLWWAVIFGANLGGNLTPIGSASTLVAVTIIHRQGLRLSFMGFVKKAAPFALVQIAIAVVYVLWIL, encoded by the coding sequence GTGCCTCACGTGCCTTTTGGGACGACGATGCTCTTCGCGGCAATTCTCGCCGCGATGATCATGTCTTTGGCTCTCGAGGAGAAACTGCACGCGAAGAAGTCTCTGATCGTTGGCCTCTTCGCGATGGTCTCGCTCCTGCTCGGAGCGATCCTTCTGCCAATGCCGTTCGGGCCCTATTCGATCGGCGGGCACGACATCGCGATGCCTGTCTATATACCGGCGGTCGACTGGGGCGTGATCACGATCATTCTTGGCGCGTCTCTGTTCGTCGACGTGACATCACGGTCGGGGCTGTTCACATGGATCGCGATCCGATTGACGAAGGCGTCGAGCGGTGACCCGGTGCGGCTCCTGTGGGCCTATGGCGTGATGACGGTGGTTTTCAGCGCGGTCCTGAACAACGTGACCGCGATGATCATCGTGGGTTCTCTCACCGCAGTCTCACTCGATCGACTCGGACGGCGTGAGATGCTCCTCGGGTTTCTCCTGACCGAGGGACTGCTCACGAACATCGGGGGGCTGCTCACGCTGATCAGCTCCGTGCCGAACATTATCGTGGGCACCGCGGCGGATATCAGTTTCGTGTCGTTCTTCATGAGATCGAGCCCCTTCGTCCTCGTCGCAACGGTGATCACGATCGTGATGGGGATGAGGCTGTTCGACATCCGCGGGCTGCCTGATGCAGAAGCCCGGGCTGCGGCGGTCGAACTGGTGTCGGGGTTCGATGAGAATGACGGCATCGAGAGTCCGGGATTCTTCTGGTTCGCGGCAGCGATGCTGATCCTGTTCATTGTGGCAATCGCAACGACATCGGTCCTTCCGTATGTATCCGATCTCGGCATGGGGTTCGTGGCGATAGGCTTCGCGCTGATCATGCTCGTGCGGTACAAGCATGACGTCGACCAGTTCTATCGAACGGTCGACTGGGATCTACTGGGCTTCTTCGGGGCTCTCTTTGTCGTAATCAACGTGATGGAGCATGCTCAGGTTCTGGCCCTGATCGGCATTGGACTCGAGCGGATGATCGCTCTGGGCCCGATGCTCGGGACCGGCACTGTGATGGTGGCCACGTCCGCTTTCAGCGCGGTGACGGATAACATCCCGCTGGCGGCGATGTTGTCGAAGATCATTGCTGGGATTCCGATGGCTGACGGTCTGGTCCGACCTCCGACGGATCCGCTGTGGTGGGCCGTCATCTTCGGCGCCAACCTTGGTGGCAACCTGACTCCGATCGGATCCGCCTCGACCCTGGTTGCAGTCACGATCATCCACCGACAGGGGTTACGCCTTTCATTCATGGGATTCGTGAAGAAGGCCGCACCATTTGCACTCGTCCAGATCGCCATTGCGGTGGTCTACGTACTTTGGATCTTGTGA
- a CDS encoding Lrp/AsnC ligand binding domain-containing protein has translation MVNAVVLIEAESDKVTQLAEDLVEINGVPEVFSVAGRYDLVAILRVPENQDVADVVSNKIRQLKGVKKTETLIAFRVYSKEDIEGAFG, from the coding sequence ATGGTCAACGCAGTCGTTCTCATCGAAGCAGAGTCCGACAAAGTCACTCAACTGGCGGAGGACCTGGTTGAAATCAACGGGGTGCCGGAGGTCTTCTCCGTCGCCGGACGGTACGATCTCGTAGCTATACTTCGCGTGCCGGAAAATCAGGACGTCGCCGACGTGGTCAGCAACAAGATCCGCCAGCTGAAGGGAGTAAAAAAGACCGAAACTCTCATCGCGTTTCGTGTCTATTCGAAGGAGGACATCGAGGGAGCGTTCGGTTGA
- a CDS encoding ion transporter, with amino-acid sequence MHTLGPAASPHTLRRKTYNVIFGQEPGWGRRFDAILIVMIVLSVSAVMLDSVESLRVSYGAELHAIEWAFTVLFTLEYLVRIWCVRRVRTYTLSFFGIIDLLSILPTYLSALLPGGQFLAVIRILRVMRVFRVFKLVRFLGEASVLSTALRNSRYKIAVFLITVVCVVIVVGSLMYLIEGADAGFTSIPRGVYWAVVTLTTVGYGDITPLTPVGQSLAAFVMILGYGIIAVPTGIVTAELAQLPGGGSYPASSCPGCEYIESDPEARFCRFCAARLSSNA; translated from the coding sequence ATGCATACCCTCGGCCCCGCCGCCTCGCCTCACACACTGAGGAGAAAGACGTACAACGTGATCTTCGGTCAGGAGCCGGGTTGGGGCCGCAGGTTCGATGCGATCCTGATCGTGATGATCGTACTCAGCGTCAGCGCGGTGATGCTTGACTCTGTAGAAAGCCTTCGAGTCAGCTATGGCGCAGAGCTTCACGCCATCGAATGGGCTTTCACGGTGCTCTTCACCCTCGAGTACCTAGTCCGTATCTGGTGCGTTCGTAGGGTTCGGACATACACGCTCTCTTTCTTCGGGATAATTGACCTGCTCTCGATCCTCCCTACGTACTTGAGCGCCCTGCTTCCGGGCGGCCAGTTCCTCGCGGTCATTCGAATCCTGCGCGTGATGCGGGTCTTCAGGGTCTTCAAGCTCGTACGATTTCTGGGCGAGGCGAGCGTCTTGTCGACCGCGCTTCGAAACAGTCGCTACAAGATCGCGGTCTTCCTCATCACAGTCGTTTGTGTCGTGATTGTGGTTGGATCCCTCATGTACCTCATCGAGGGTGCCGATGCCGGCTTCACCAGTATTCCTCGGGGCGTGTACTGGGCGGTCGTGACGCTCACGACCGTGGGATACGGAGATATCACCCCGCTCACACCCGTGGGACAGTCTCTCGCGGCCTTCGTGATGATTCTCGGTTACGGCATCATCGCTGTCCCCACTGGCATCGTCACCGCGGAGCTGGCTCAACTCCCAGGCGGCGGGAGCTACCCCGCTTCGTCCTGCCCCGGCTGCGAGTATATCGAAAGTGATCCAGAGGCTCGCTTTTGTCGCTTCTGTGCTGCGCGGCTCTCTAGCAACGCTTGA
- a CDS encoding benzoate-CoA ligase family protein, which produces MSLGPTRRAADLPLRYNAVEILERNLEKRSHHTALLSDGREMTFGEVSAEVNQAGHALKSIGVREGDAVGFLSLDTAEWAISFFGCLKVGAVTVAMNTLLTPKELAYILIDAGARVLLVHTALMDVAKEALELTNHVGHVVVIGGDGDLPEGWAHYVDWIAGRPTELTAADTHRADFSTLNYSSGTTGAPKGIYHAHQDCPLTAQLWGEDVLGMTSEDRTFSVAKLFFTFGLGGNLLFPWSVGASVVLYAGSPRKATDVLGMIDRFKPTILLNAPTGYASMLAIDGFTDHWNITSLRAGVSAGESLPAPVWQGIKDATGLKLIDGIGSTEMFHIFVSNRPGDIRPGSSGKPVPGYECRIVDTDGAPVPGGEVGNLHVKGETAALFYLHEPERSRTTFLGEWVNTGDKYRVDEDGYYWHAGRSDDMLKVGGIWVSPVEVESTLIEHGAVLECAVVGVADAVDLIKPKAYVVLTKGHLAGDALTEDLVSHCVERMAAYKRPRWIEYVDELPKTATGKIQRYRLR; this is translated from the coding sequence TTGAGTCTCGGACCGACTCGGCGAGCAGCAGACCTCCCGCTTCGCTATAACGCAGTTGAGATTCTTGAGCGGAATCTGGAGAAACGCTCCCATCACACTGCCCTTCTCTCCGATGGGCGGGAAATGACGTTCGGCGAGGTCTCTGCGGAAGTGAATCAGGCAGGCCATGCCCTGAAAAGCATTGGGGTGCGTGAGGGAGACGCGGTAGGATTCCTCTCTCTCGACACGGCTGAGTGGGCCATCTCGTTCTTCGGATGCCTCAAGGTCGGAGCCGTCACGGTCGCCATGAACACGCTGCTCACTCCGAAAGAGCTCGCGTACATCCTCATCGATGCCGGAGCCCGAGTCCTGCTCGTGCATACTGCGTTGATGGACGTAGCGAAGGAAGCGCTTGAACTGACCAACCACGTCGGGCACGTGGTGGTCATTGGCGGCGATGGTGACTTGCCCGAGGGTTGGGCACACTACGTCGACTGGATCGCCGGACGGCCGACAGAACTCACCGCAGCAGATACGCACCGCGCTGACTTCAGTACGCTCAACTACTCCAGTGGTACGACGGGTGCACCGAAAGGGATCTACCACGCGCACCAGGACTGTCCGCTCACGGCTCAGCTGTGGGGCGAAGACGTCCTCGGCATGACATCGGAAGACCGCACCTTTTCGGTCGCGAAGCTCTTCTTCACGTTCGGCCTCGGTGGAAATCTGCTCTTCCCTTGGTCGGTGGGCGCCTCGGTCGTCCTGTATGCAGGAAGTCCGAGAAAGGCGACTGATGTCCTCGGAATGATCGACCGGTTCAAGCCAACCATCCTGCTCAATGCGCCGACCGGGTACGCATCAATGCTTGCCATCGATGGCTTCACCGACCATTGGAACATTACGTCACTTCGGGCAGGCGTATCGGCTGGGGAGTCGCTCCCGGCACCGGTCTGGCAAGGAATAAAGGACGCGACCGGGCTTAAGCTCATCGACGGGATCGGCTCCACGGAGATGTTTCACATCTTCGTCTCAAATCGCCCCGGTGACATTCGACCCGGAAGCAGCGGGAAACCCGTGCCGGGCTATGAATGCCGAATCGTCGACACCGATGGTGCACCAGTACCCGGCGGAGAGGTCGGGAATCTCCACGTAAAGGGTGAGACCGCGGCACTGTTCTATCTGCACGAGCCCGAGCGCTCACGCACGACATTTCTCGGAGAGTGGGTCAACACTGGTGACAAGTATCGCGTCGACGAGGACGGCTATTACTGGCACGCGGGTCGGTCCGACGACATGCTCAAAGTCGGGGGTATCTGGGTCTCACCGGTCGAGGTCGAGAGTACACTGATCGAGCATGGCGCGGTGCTCGAATGTGCGGTCGTGGGAGTGGCCGACGCGGTGGACCTAATCAAACCGAAAGCCTATGTCGTTCTGACTAAAGGGCACCTCGCGGGAGATGCACTCACCGAGGACCTGGTAAGTCACTGCGTCGAGCGCATGGCCGCATACAAGCGGCCACGGTGGATCGAGTACGTCGATGAGCTGCCGAAGACCGCGACCGGAAAGATCCAGCGGTACCGTTTACGCTGA
- a CDS encoding DUF5777 family beta-barrel protein translates to MMQHHWKESGTAATPRVTMIMLCLALIAPPSLAGQRVFHSTQSANLPTTETLRGGNWLFEISHRFSPRISEGVGALWGLDGPVYNRLGLSFAPADGLLLSVIRSNLDDNLEFNAKGRFHEGAIGTSRLAIAAMGGAAWNMDVVPVDGATDNEFQGYVQLIADVLTLDERVAIGVAPAWIHNPRLRDLETFSAVAVGLHGQWYLTAAMSLLGEWIFSEEIADTPHDSGTFGIELETRGHFFKIVVTNQDRMQPTQFLAGSRHAFTWDELRLGFNLTRVLPF, encoded by the coding sequence ATGATGCAGCACCATTGGAAAGAATCTGGGACGGCAGCTACACCGCGGGTGACCATGATCATGCTGTGCCTGGCGCTCATCGCACCGCCCTCCCTCGCGGGCCAGCGCGTTTTTCACTCGACGCAGTCGGCGAACCTCCCGACGACCGAGACGCTACGCGGCGGTAACTGGCTATTTGAAATCTCGCACCGATTCTCCCCGCGGATCTCGGAAGGGGTCGGTGCCCTCTGGGGGCTGGATGGTCCGGTCTACAATCGACTCGGCCTCTCGTTCGCCCCTGCGGATGGCTTGTTGCTCAGTGTCATCCGGTCGAACCTCGACGACAACCTCGAGTTCAATGCGAAGGGGCGATTCCATGAAGGCGCGATAGGCACCTCACGACTCGCGATCGCGGCGATGGGCGGGGCCGCATGGAACATGGACGTGGTGCCTGTCGATGGAGCGACCGATAACGAATTCCAGGGCTACGTACAGCTCATTGCGGACGTTCTCACACTCGATGAACGCGTTGCGATCGGTGTGGCTCCGGCCTGGATACATAACCCTCGACTGCGGGACCTGGAGACGTTTTCGGCGGTCGCCGTCGGGTTGCATGGTCAGTGGTATCTGACTGCTGCGATGAGTCTGCTGGGAGAATGGATCTTCAGTGAAGAGATCGCGGACACGCCCCATGACAGCGGGACGTTTGGGATCGAACTTGAGACGCGAGGTCACTTCTTCAAGATCGTGGTGACGAACCAGGATCGAATGCAGCCGACCCAGTTCCTCGCGGGCTCACGGCATGCGTTCACCTGGGACGAACTGCGCTTGGGCTTCAATCTGACGCGCGTTCTGCCGTTCTAG
- a CDS encoding cytochrome P450: MTTSHIDERAVRFPLGAAVTLDALDADPYRVLARLRESEPVTWVPETQMWFVTRRADQVAILRDGERFTTDADRSTIRDIFGRHMMTTDGDEALRYKRSCLHAFRADVLAREMAPWVEKRAVALLDASGRHTWTGPTEWEIMADVATPLAVDSALYVLGLPLELADRITEWFADFAVALANFSGDPDARMRGKAAAEAFAEAVVPQIRSASIEDRGLLAHLATRGEDRLEDEEIISNALIMLFGGIETTASMIGNTVWSVLANELWQWLDEDRARLSGVIEESLRWQPAVQSITRHTRCDMELEGVSISKGDVVQCMIGGANRDPSHFSDPDDFDPERTNAGDHLSFGTGRHLCLGALLARIEVAAVLDGLAQRAPALTFEDAGVPPLAGYEFRRPTELRVHG; encoded by the coding sequence GTGACCACATCGCATATCGATGAACGAGCCGTGCGATTTCCGCTTGGCGCCGCGGTGACGCTCGACGCACTCGATGCGGATCCGTACCGGGTCCTCGCTCGACTGCGCGAGAGTGAACCCGTGACATGGGTGCCCGAGACACAGATGTGGTTCGTCACTCGCAGGGCCGACCAGGTCGCAATCCTCCGAGATGGTGAGCGATTTACGACCGACGCGGACCGGTCGACGATTCGAGACATCTTCGGACGGCACATGATGACCACGGACGGTGACGAGGCGCTGCGGTACAAGCGCAGCTGCCTCCATGCGTTTCGGGCAGATGTGCTCGCTCGCGAAATGGCGCCATGGGTTGAGAAGCGAGCAGTCGCGTTGCTCGATGCGTCAGGTCGACACACTTGGACGGGCCCTACGGAATGGGAGATTATGGCTGATGTAGCGACTCCTCTCGCTGTGGATAGCGCGCTCTATGTACTCGGCTTGCCGCTCGAGCTCGCCGACCGAATCACGGAATGGTTCGCCGATTTCGCAGTGGCGTTGGCAAACTTTTCCGGCGACCCGGACGCACGCATGCGTGGTAAGGCTGCCGCCGAGGCATTCGCCGAGGCGGTCGTGCCGCAGATTCGTTCGGCCTCGATCGAAGACCGAGGCCTGCTCGCTCACCTCGCGACGCGAGGAGAGGATCGGCTGGAAGACGAGGAGATCATCTCCAATGCGCTCATCATGCTCTTCGGAGGTATCGAAACGACCGCTTCAATGATCGGCAACACCGTCTGGAGCGTTCTGGCCAATGAGCTGTGGCAGTGGCTGGATGAAGATCGGGCGCGTCTCTCTGGCGTGATCGAGGAGTCACTTCGATGGCAGCCAGCGGTGCAGTCGATCACGCGCCACACCAGGTGTGATATGGAGCTGGAGGGCGTGAGCATCTCCAAGGGTGACGTCGTGCAGTGTATGATCGGCGGTGCGAACCGTGACCCGTCGCACTTCAGCGACCCGGACGACTTCGACCCGGAGCGGACCAACGCCGGAGACCATCTGTCGTTCGGGACTGGACGCCATCTGTGCCTCGGTGCGCTCTTGGCCCGGATCGAAGTCGCGGCTGTCCTCGATGGGCTGGCTCAGCGGGCGCCGGCCCTCACGTTCGAAGATGCGGGGGTGCCTCCTCTCGCCGGATATGAGTTCCGCAGGCCCACCGAGCTTCGCGTTCACGGGTAG
- a CDS encoding DinB family protein: protein MSGSAKALSGLFGMTEFMFPMVLDDLTDQQAYARPRGDGGPSIAWSIGHLLNYRVFMLNRFGVEWSNPWEARFGNVPATDGSGYPSLDDFRVAWNAVGAEFMSALDDLTEEQLGGQLEDGRHEEQVLRDQVVFFAWHEGYHMGAIGQIRKELGLMGPAERVRALRTEA, encoded by the coding sequence ATGTCAGGTAGTGCGAAGGCCCTGTCGGGCCTGTTTGGGATGACGGAGTTCATGTTTCCGATGGTTCTCGATGATCTCACGGATCAGCAGGCATATGCCCGTCCCCGTGGGGATGGCGGGCCGTCGATCGCGTGGTCGATCGGACACCTCCTGAACTACCGGGTCTTCATGCTGAATCGGTTCGGTGTGGAATGGTCGAATCCGTGGGAGGCGCGCTTTGGAAATGTCCCCGCGACCGATGGGTCAGGGTATCCATCACTGGACGATTTCCGTGTCGCATGGAACGCCGTGGGCGCAGAATTCATGTCCGCGCTCGACGACCTTACGGAGGAGCAACTGGGAGGCCAGCTGGAGGACGGCCGGCACGAGGAGCAGGTCCTTAGAGACCAGGTCGTCTTCTTCGCTTGGCACGAGGGATATCACATGGGCGCGATCGGGCAGATCCGGAAGGAATTGGGATTGATGGGACCTGCCGAACGGGTGAGGGCTCTCAGGACTGAGGCGTAG
- a CDS encoding pyridoxal-phosphate dependent enzyme yields the protein MSDTDALARLAAWPRVSLAHLPTRLLPVPRLAERIGCRKLYVKMDAESGFALGGNKVRKLEFELIPERLEGITHLITAGGAQSNHCRLTAAFAARAGLKCVLVTVGPEPESPTGNALLHRLFGAEILTVPEREDRTPAMDVLARRIAAEGGRALIIPIGASTGLGSLGYASAALELLEQLDALDDGADSTLLFGSTSSCGTFAGLLLGLTLAGRADVQLIGVSADAPASEITSATLKLAVDGARLLGTSLGLTPAPLHSMDSQIGAGYGIPTSASIEATDMFGRLAGIVLDPTYTSKAAAGMIEWLERKGVEKGRRVVFLHTGGAPGLLS from the coding sequence GACGCCCTCGCACGACTGGCCGCATGGCCGCGTGTCTCTCTGGCTCACCTCCCAACGAGACTCCTCCCGGTGCCTCGGCTCGCCGAACGAATCGGTTGTCGAAAGCTGTACGTGAAGATGGATGCCGAGTCGGGTTTCGCCCTCGGGGGAAACAAAGTTCGAAAGCTCGAATTCGAGCTCATTCCGGAGCGACTGGAAGGGATCACTCATCTCATTACGGCAGGGGGAGCGCAGTCGAATCACTGTCGCTTGACCGCGGCGTTCGCGGCTCGGGCCGGACTGAAGTGCGTGCTCGTTACCGTCGGACCGGAACCAGAGTCCCCGACAGGAAACGCCTTGCTCCATCGATTGTTCGGAGCAGAGATCCTGACCGTTCCAGAGCGGGAGGATCGTACCCCCGCCATGGACGTGTTGGCGCGTCGGATCGCAGCTGAGGGCGGGCGCGCCCTCATCATCCCCATTGGCGCGTCCACGGGTCTCGGGAGCCTCGGGTACGCGAGTGCCGCGCTTGAGCTTCTGGAGCAACTCGACGCACTCGATGACGGAGCCGACAGCACGCTCCTCTTCGGATCGACGTCTTCGTGCGGAACGTTCGCTGGTCTGCTTCTAGGGCTGACCTTGGCCGGCCGCGCTGATGTCCAGCTCATCGGGGTGAGCGCAGACGCACCTGCTTCGGAGATCACTTCTGCGACGCTCAAACTCGCAGTAGATGGTGCACGACTTCTCGGCACATCACTCGGACTTACTCCCGCGCCACTGCATTCCATGGACAGTCAGATCGGCGCCGGATACGGTATCCCGACCTCGGCATCGATCGAGGCGACTGACATGTTCGGGCGGCTCGCGGGCATCGTCTTGGATCCTACGTACACCTCGAAAGCGGCCGCAGGAATGATCGAGTGGCTGGAACGAAAGGGAGTCGAAAAGGGGCGGAGAGTGGTTTTCCTGCACACCGGCGGCGCGCCGGGGCTATTGAGCTAA